The Saliniramus fredricksonii genome segment GGCGACGAGGCGCTGCGCGCTGTCATCCATGATGGAGAGAAAGCCGGTGACATTCCGCGCCGAGAATAATGGCGCGAGCGTGCGTCTGAGAAGCTTCCATTCATCGCCCTCGGCGGTGAGCAGACCCTCGCCGAGACCGGGCGCGAGCACGCGGCGTTGCAGGTCGTCCTTGCGGTAATTGGATGCGTTATCGAGCAGCACATGCCGGATCGCCTGCGGCTCGTTGAGCACGAGCACGCGGCCCATCACGCCCTTGCCGTAGAGGATCGGCTTTTCGAAATGCGCCTTCGTCCAGGTCGTCAGCGGGTTGCTGCGCGCGGCGGAAAGAAAGCCGAAGAGATCAGGCGGGCGGTCGCGCGGCGCGGGCGCGGGCGGGCGCAGGCCCGTCTCAGGCATCGACGTGTCCGTCATATCGCTGATCCCGGGTTCGCCGATCGGGGCTGTTTGCGTCATAGTATTCTCCACGGCCTCGCGATTCGGGCCGAACGTCCCATGATGTGGGGCGTTGACAGTGCGGGAGGAAGAGCATGGCTGAAAACGAGACCCGTATCGAGACCGACAGCTTCGGCGAGATCGCCGTCTCGGCCGATCGCTTGTGGGGCGCGCAGACGCAGCGCTCCCTCCAGAACTTCCGCATCGGAGCAGAGCGCATGCCGAGGCCGATGGTGCGCGCGCTCGGGCTGGTGAAGCGCGCGGCGGCACGCACCAATCACACGCTCGGCCTGCTCGATGCGAAAATCGCCGATGCCATCGTCACCGCGGCGCAGGAGGTGGCTGACGGCAAGCATGACGCGGAATTTCCCCTCGTCGTCTGGCAGACAGGCTCGGGCACCCAGTCCAACATGAACGCCAACGAGGTGATCGCCAACCGCGCCAACGAGCTGCTCGGCGCCGGGCGCGGCGTGAAAGCGCCGGTCCATCCCAATGATCACGTCAATATGGGCCAGTCCTCCAACGACACCTTTCCCACGGCGATGCATATCGCCGCCGTCGAGGAGATCCATCACAGCCTGCTGCCGAGCCTGATGCATCTTTATGAAGCGCTTGCCGGCAAGGGGGAGGAATTTTCCGATATCATCAAGATCGGGCGCACCCATATGCAGGACGCCACCCCGATCACGCTGGGGCAGGAATTCGGCGGCTATGCCGCGCAGGTCGCCCATGCGATCGGGCGGATCGAGGCGAGCCTGCCGGCCATGCTCGACCTCGCCCAGGGCGGCACGGCCGTCGGCACCGGGCTCAACGCCCATCCCGATTTTCCCGAAGGTTTTGCGCAGGAGATCGCGCGCCTGACCGATCTGCCCTTCGAGACGGCGCCGAACAAGTTCGAGGCGCTGGCGAGCCACGATGTCTTCGTCTTCGCCCATGGGGCATTGACCGCGCTCGCCACCGGCCTGTTCAAGATCGCCAACGATATCAGGCTGCTCGGATCGGGCCCGCGCTCGGGGCTGGCGGAACTGTCGCTGCCGGAGAACGAGCCCGGCTCCTCGATCATGCCGGGCAAGGTCAATCCGACCCAGGCGGAGGCGCTGACCATGGTCTGTGCGCAGGTCATGGGCGCCAACCAGACGATCGCCTTCGCCGCCTCGCAGGGGCATCTGGAGCTCAACGTGTTCAAGCCGGTGATCGCCTTCAATATGCTCCAGAGCATCCGGCTGCTGGCCGACGGAGCGCGCAGCTTTACCGATAACTGCGTCACCGGAATCAGCGCCAATCGCGAGCGCATTGGCGATCTGCTGGAACGCTCGCTGATGCTCGTCACCGCGCTCGCACCGACGATCGGCTACGATGCCGCGGCCGATATCGCCAAGGCCGCCCACAAGAACGGCACCACCCTGCGTGAGGAAGCGCTCGCTTCCGGCAAGATCTCGGCGGAAGTTTTCGATACCATCGTGCGCCCGCAGGACATGATCGCGGCAAAGGCGCCGAAGACGAAGAGGTGAGGCGATGAACGGCGATGTCGTCAATCTGCGTCAGTTTCGCAAGCGCAAGGCGCGGGCACAGGCCGAGCGCGAAGCCGCCGACAACCGGGTGAAATTCGGTCGCAGGAAGAGCGAGAAGCAGCTCACCGAGAGCGAACGCGCCCGCGACACGGCCCGGCTCGAAGGCCATCGCCTCGGCGCGCGGGATGATGACGACGCCGATAATGCCGGGCCCGACAATGACTGACCGGCCGCGCGGGGTCATCAAGCGTTCCATCGCCATTGCCGGCCACCGCACCTCGATCTCGCTGGAGGAGCCGTTCTGGGAGGAACTGCGCCGCATCGCCTCGGCGCGCGGCATCGCCTTGCAGAAACTCGTCGCCGAGATCGATGCCGGGCGCGCGGGGGAGAATCTCTCCTCGGCCCTGCGCGTCCATGTGCTTGAAGAGCTGCGCAAGCAGCGCGCAAGCGATCAGTAGGGAAGACGATCAGTAGGCAACCCTGTCGGGCTTGTTCAGCCAGGCCTCGAACACCGCCTTCGCATCCGCGTTCGGCTGGTGGGTGATCGGCAGGCTGCGCGCCTCCGGGGCTTTGGGAATCTCGTCATAGATGAAGGAATCGTCGAACCCGATCGCCGCTGCGTCAGCACGGGTATTGGCATAGACGATCCGTGCCACGCGCGCCCAATAGGCCGAGGCGAGGCACATCGGGCAGGGTTCGCAGCTGGTATAGAGCACGGCGCCTTTGAGCGAAAAATCACCGACGGCCTGACAGGCGCGCCGGATCGCGACGACTTCCGCATGCGCTGTGGGGTCATTCGCGGAGGTGACCTGGTTCCAGCCCTCGGCGAGGACCTTGCCGTCGCGCACGATTACCGCACCGAAGGGCCCGCCGGCGCCCTCGTTCATATGCTCGCGCGAGAGTCGCACCGCATGCGCGAGAAAGCGGGCATCGTCGTCATGCATGGTCCGTGATCTCCTGATGGGGCAGCGTTTCGCGCAGCGCAAGCAATTGCGCCGCCGTCGCGGCGGCGATGATGGCGGGATCCTTGTTGGTAATGCCCGCGATCCCGATCGGGCAGGAAAGCTGCGCGATGCGCGCATCGGCGATGCCGAGTTCGCGATAGCGCTTTTCGAACCGCGCGCGCTTCGTGCGCGATCCGATCAGCCCCACAAAGGGCAGATCATCGCGCGCCAAAGCCGCCGCCGTGACGGCAAGATCGATCGGGTGGCTGTGGCTCATCACGAGGACGAAGGCACCGGCAGGGATACGCGCGACGAGTTCATCCGGCGCGTCATGATGCAGAGGCGTGACATTGGCCGGGATATGCGCGGGAAACGCGCCCTCGCGGCTGTCGCACCAGGTGAGCGCGAAGGGCAGCGGCGCGAGCGCGAGAACGAGCGCGCGCCCGACATGCCCGGCGCCGAACAGCCAGACCGGGTGGCGCGCCACGCCATAGGACTCGGTCCAGGCGCGCGGCGGCGCGACGCTGCGGCGGGCGGGCGAGGGGGGCAGAGAGGGGGGCAGGATCGATGATGCGCTCATGACCGCGCGATGATGGCCCGGATCAATGCATCTGGCAAAGGCTTCCTCACAGGCCTCGAACACTGCGCCATTGCAGCGGCGCAAAGCGGCGTGTCGCGATACGCGGCTTGACCCGGGCGCGTGGTTGCGGCCCAATCACAGGCTCAACAGGGAGAGAGCGTTTCATGGATATCTTCAGAGCCGAAGCCCGGCCCTCGCGCCGTGTGGCGGAGGAATATTTCACCGGCGAAGTCTGGCAGGATCCGATCGTGGAGACGCCCGAGCCGGCGCGCGCCAAGGCGGTCCGCGTGATCTTCTCGCCGGGGGCGCGCACCAACTGGCACACGCATCCGCTCGGGCAATCGCTGCATGTGGTCGCCGGGATCGGGCACATCCAGGTCTGGGGCGGGCCGGTGCGGGTCATCCGGCCCGGCGATACCGTGTGGATTCCGCCGGGCGAGAAGCACTGGCACGGCGCTGCGCCCGACCGGGCGATGACGCATATCGCCATTCACGAGCATATTGACGGTGTGCATGTGGAATGGCTCGAGCGGGTCGATGACGCCCAATACGCCGTCGCGCCGCAGGACAAGCCCGCCGAGGCGTGACATCCGTCAATCGGCGAGATTGCTCTGGATATCGGGGACGGGGTGGCCGGTGAGATCCTTGGCCACCTCGGCCACCACCAGATCGCGGACCTGATGGCTGATATCCTTCCGCAATTCCGCGAGGATTTTCGGCGGGGCGACGAGTATGAAGCTCTTCACATCCCGCTCGCGCCGGATATCTTCCAGCGTCTCGGCGATCTCCTTGGCGAAGCGCTGTTCGGCGATCTGGTGCCAATCGGTTTGCCCGACGCCCGAGCGATGCGCATCAACGCCCATGGCGCGCCCGGGCCTGTCGGTACCCTGTTCATGAGTCGCAGGGTTCTCGGGAGCCTTGAAGACATCCTCGACCCGCAGATCCGGCGCGATGGGTGAGCCGTGATTGCATAGAACAAGTACCTTGCCCCCGTCCCCGACGACGACGCGGCATTCATGCGGAATCATCAAACGCTCGGTCATGTGGTGCACTCCCTCGTTTTCGCGGTTCGTAAACCGGCTTCCCGTTGCGCGCCACCTTCGCCGTTCCAGACGCAGCCATTGAGCCGGACCATGCGACGGGGCACCATGATCTCCGTCAATCTTTCATGCGCAAACGAAGACGGCATACGGCCAACGCACGGGGAGGGCGATCGTTTCGGGGGTTTGATGCGCAGCCTATGTTTGACATTTTCGCGTATTTGTTCGACATTGATGCCATCGAGGAGGGTGCCATGAGCGAGACGACGCGTGACGACAGGCAGGATCCGGCAAACTGGCGGCGGGACAATGTGCTTGGCCTGCTCGATCGCCTCGGCATGACCAGAGACAAGACCGCCAAGCTCGGCGGACGCGTGAATCCAAGGCTCCTCGCCCTCGCGCGCGAGCGGGCGGGTGTTGCGAGCGACAGCCAGCTGATCGAACTCGCTTTGGGTAATCTCGTGATCGATGACGGCTTCCCCGAGGCGTTTCGTGCGGCGCGCGGCAGGATCGACCCGAAGGTCGATCTGGACCTCTGACCGCATGGAACTGGGAACTGGATGGATATCGACAGGATCATCCGCCGCTGCCGCGCCGCACGCCACACCACGATATTCACCGCTCGCCCGCCGGAGGAGCTGGATCGCTTTGCAGAGAGCGACGTACCGGGCGAGCGGATCATGCTCGATACCTGCATTTTCATCGATCAATTGCAGGGAAAGCTGCCTGAGGTCATCGAGGAGCGCATAACGGCGCGCACGATCATGCATTCACCGGTGGTGATCGGCGAATTGAGTTTCCTGATCGGCAGGCTCGACCCGAAACATCCGGAGACTAGCGATGCAATCGCCGCGATCCGGGATCTGCTGGCAGCCATCGCGGATCACCGGATCTTTGATCTCACGGCGGAAGACGCCGTGCGCGGCAACATCCTTGCCGGATGCATGGCGCGGCTCCTAGGTCACGATCGGGAAAGCCGGCGCAAATCTCAAAGCGACGCGGTGCTCGCAGCGCAGGCCGCGCGGCTGGGCTGCCTGTTGGTAACCCGCAATCTCGGGGACTTCGATCATTTGGCCCAACTCGAGCCGCGCCTGCGGGTGGCGTTTTATTGACCCCCGCAAGGGAGCGGAGCGCGACCGCCTCGACCGCGCGGCCGGGAGGGAAAGCCATGCGGGAGGCGTCGCGCTCCGACGCCTGGCCTGCCCGGCTCGATCCGCGACAAGCCGTGTTTCACCGCATCTGCGCGACCTGCACCGCGCCGATCGCCATGGCGACGGCGGCTTGCGTCGGGTCGATGACGGGAATGCCGAGTTCGTCTTCCAGCGCCTTGCGGTGGCGCGCCATGCCGGCGCAGCCCATGACCAGCGCCTCGGCGCCGTCGAGATCGCGCAATTCGCGGCCCACCGCAATCATCCGCGCCAGCGTTCCCTCGCCGGAAGCGGTTTCGGCCACCGACATTTCCAGCGGACGCTCGCCCGCGAGCCGCTCCATCAGCCCCATCTGGCGCAGATAGCGCAGATGCCGGCGGATCGAGCCGGCCTTGATGGCGATCACGCCGAAGCGATCGGCGCGCGACAGGGCGGTGAGCACGCCGCATTCGGCGATGCCGAAGACCGGGCGCGGGGTCGCCTCGCGGCAGACATGCAGGCCGGGATCGGAATAGCAGGCAATGATGAAGGCATCCGCCGGATCCTCCGCGACGAGGCGGGCCAGCGGCAGCGTCACGCTCTCGGCATCCTTCTGGCTCTCGATGCCGAAAGGTCCCTCGCGCAGGGTGCGGCAGACGATTTCCGGGCCATCAGTGAAGGCCAGCGGTTCGAGCGCGTCGGCGAGCCCGTCGGTGACGGCCTCGTTGGAATTCGGGTTGATGACCAGAATGCGTGCGCGGCGGCTCATCTGCTTTTCCTCTTGTCGGGAGTTGAAACCTGCGGGCGAAAATTGTCCAGTCGGACAAAAGCACAAGGGATTTACGCACCATGCCGGACACTGCCTACGATCTCGTCATCCGCAACGCGCTTCTCGCCGGCTCGACCGGCAGCGTCGAGGCCGATCTCGCCGTCTCGGGCGAGCGAATCGCCGCGATCGGCCATGGTCTCGGCGCGGGCAAGCGCGAGATCGATGCGAGCGGGCGCATCGTCACGCCGGGCGGTGTCGACAGCCACGCCCATATCGAGCAGCTCTCCGGCGGCGGCGTGATGAATGCCGATACCTGGGAGAGCGCCACCACCTCCGCCGCCCATGGCGGCACCACCAGCGTGATCGCCTTTGCCGCCCAGCATGTCGGCAAGGACATGCGCCAGGTGGTCGACGACTACGCCGCGCTCGCACGCAAGGGTGCGGTGATCGACTACAATTACCACCTGATCGTCTCCGATCCGACGCAGAAGACCCTGAAGCAGGATCTGCCGGCGCTGATCGCCGAGGGCCATGCCTCGATCAAGGCCTTCATGACCTACGACGCCATCCGCCTGCATGACGAGCAGATGCTCGATCTGATGGCGGTGGCGCGCGAGAACGGCGCGATGATCTGCGTTCATGCCGAGAATCACGGCATGATCGCCTGGATGGCCAAGCGCCTCGTCGATCGCGGCTATACCGCGCCGAAATACCACGCGATCAGCCACCCCCGCGCCAGCGAGCCGGAGGCGTTCGAGCGGCTGATCGCGATGTCGGCGCTGCTCGACCAGCCGGTGATGATCTTCCACGTCTCCACCCGCGAGGGCGCCGCCGTGATCCGCCGGGCGCGCGGGGAGGGGATCAAGGTCTTCGCCGAGACCTGCCCGCAATATCTCTTCTTCACCAGGGAAGCGCTCGACAAGCCGGGGCTCGAGGGCGCCAAATGGATGTTCTCGCCGCCGCCGCGCGAGCTCGAGGATCAGGACGCCTTGTGGCGGGCGCTCGAACTGGGCGATCTCCTGACCATCTCATCCGATCACGCGCCCTATGCTCCGGACGAGACCGGCAAGTTCCTGGCGGGCAGGGACGTCAACTTCAAGCAGATCGCCAACGGCGTGCCGGGCCTGCAATTGCGCATGCCGCTCCTGTTCGATGCGATGGTCTCGAAGGGGAGGCTCGGCCTGTCACGCTTCGTCGCGCTGACCGCGACGCAGCCGGCGGCGCATTACAATCTGCCCCACAAAGGTGATCTCGCCGTGGGCATGGATGCCGATCTGGTGATCTGGGATCCGCAGAAGCGCGTCACGCTATCAGACGATCTGGTGCTCGACCGCACGGGTTATACCCCCTATGCGGGGATGGAGGTCACGGGCTGGCCCGAGCGCGTCTTCCTGCGTGGCAATCCTCTCGTCGAGGAGGGCAAGCTGCAAACCGCTCCCGGCTCGGGCCGTTTCCTCGCCCGCCAGGCCGGCCCCGCCGCCGCGCCGACGGGGAACCTGCCGATGGAGCTCGACCCGGACCGCAATTTCGGCGCGAAGCTCTTGTGAGCGGATGATCCGCGCAGGCTGATCGGCCCTTATCCCGGCATGTGCAGCGGGACCTGGCCGATCGACTCCTGCGGCGGCAACGCCCATTCGCGACCGGCATCGGCGATCAGGCACCATAGGTAATCCGCCATGGAGCGGCGCACCACGAGATCGAAGAGCGGCTCGCTGGCGCTCTTTTCGTCCTCGCGGCAGATCAGCCAGACCTGCGCCTTGCCGCACAGGGTGGCCACGCCGCTGCCGCGGGCGAAATGGCGCGGATGCAGGTCGATCGTGATCAGCTTGGCGAGAAGCGCGCGCACCGCGCTGCCGCGCAGGCTGAGCACGGTGTTGTAGTCGCTGACATCCACCACCTGATGCTGATAGAGCGCCAGCGCCTGCGACAGATCCTGCGCGATCCCGGCTGCCGTATCGGGCGCGGCAAGAATCGCCCATTCATCCGGGCCAAGCCAGAGCACGGCGCAGCGACGCCCCAGATCGGCATGGCCGGCGCGGATCGGCAGAATGCGTCCCGTCACCGCCTGGAGGGGCGCTGCGAGATGGATCGGCGCGGCGCGCACGCTCACGATCCCGCGAAAGGCGTCTTCTGCGAGATGGGCGAAATCGCCGGCATGGAGGGGCTCGCGGTGAGCCAGCGGGGAAACACGGCGCTCGTCGATCATGATGCGTCCTTCAGGCCTGCGAGGAAATCGGTGCCGGTGATCGTGGCGGGAACGGGCTCGGCGTCGCGGCGGGCGACATGGATGCGCTCACCCATGCGCCCATGCCCGCCGGCGACGACGGCGAGGGCGATCGCGCGCCCGAGATTGGGGCTGAAATAGCTCGACGTGACATGGCCGATCATCGGCGTGCGCGGGCTCTGCTCGCGCGCCGAGGCGATGATCTGGGAGCCTTCCGGAATGACGAAGGCGGGATCATCGCTCAGGAGCCCGACCAGTTGCAGCCGGTCGTCGCGGGCCGTATCGGAGCGGGTGAGCGAGCGCTTGCCGATGAAATCCGCGTTCTTCTTCACCGCCCAGCCCATGCCGAGATCGACCGGCGTCAGCGTGCCGTCGGTCTCCTGGCCGACAATGATGAAGCCTTTCTCGGCACGCAGCAGATGCATCCCCTCGGTGCCGTAGGGTGTGATGCCGTAGGGCCCGCCGCGCTCCATCAGGGTGCGCCAGAGCCAGAGCCCGTAGCTCGCCGGCACATTGATCTCGTAGCTGATCTCGCCGGTAAAGGAGATGCGAAACACCCGGGCCGGCACCCCGTCGATATGGCCGGATGCATGGCTCATGAAGGGGAAGCGTTCCGGATCCGCATCGATATCGTCGAACAGACCCGCCGCGAGTTCCGGCGCGCGCGGCCCGCAGATCGAGGCGACGGCCCATTGTTCGGTGACGGAGGTCATATAGACCTCGAGATCGGGCCATTCGGTCTGGTGGTATTCTTCCAGCCAGGCGAGCACCCGCGCGGCGCCGCCCGTCGTCGTGGTCATGTGGAAATGATCATCGGCAAGACAGGCCGTGACACCATCATCGAAAACCATGCCGTCCTCATTCGTCATCAGACCATAACGACAGCGACCCGGCTCGAGTTTCATCCAGGCATTGCTGTAGATGCGGTTGAGGAAGGCGCGGGCATCCTTGCCGCGTATGTCGATCTTGCCGAGCGTGGAGGCGTCGAGCACGCCGATGGCGTTGCGCGCCGCGCGGCATTCGCGCTGAAGCGCCGCCACGAAATCCTCCCCCGGTTGCTGATAGACCCGCGCCCGCAACCAGTCGCCGACGATCTCGAAAACGGCGCCGTTTGCCACGTGCCAGTCATGCATCGGCGTCGTGCGGCGCGGATGGAACAGCGCGCCGACATGTTGCCCGGCGACGGCACCGAAGCTGATCGGCTTCCAGGGCGGGCGGTAGGTGGTGACGCCGATCTCGCCGATCGGCTTGTCGAGCACGCCCGAGAGCACCCCGATGGCATTGATGCCCACGGTCTTGCCCTGATCGGTGCCCATCCCCGTCGTGGTATAGCGCTTGGCATGCTCGACCGCGCCATAGCCCTCGCGCACGGCAAGGTGCAGATCCTTGGCGGTGACGTCGTTCTGGTGATCGACGAAGGCGCGGATGCGCGATTTCGGGCGGTTCGAGGGAAGCTCCCAGACAGGCGTGACGCGGTAGGGCGGCGTCCCGTTGCGGGTCTCGCCGGCTGCATGATCGGTTGCGTCTGCAACGAATCCCGTCTTGCGCGCCGCTGCGCGCCCGGCCTCCGCGCCGCTCGAAATCGCGTCGCTCAGCGCAAAATCTCCTGCACAGGCGCCGACCGGCACCACCGCCTGACGCGCCGCGTCGGGCACGAAGGCGGCGAGCGTCTCGTCATGGCGCAGGCTGCCGCCCGATTGCGAAAACAGCGCCACGTTCGGCGACCAGCCGCCGGAGACGCAGAGCAGATCGCAGGCGATGCGCTCGGGCCTGCCGGCCACGCCGCCAGCATCGAAAGCCGCGACATCGATGCTGCGGATGCGCCGACGGCCGCGCGTGGCGAGGATGGTCGCGCCGAGCCTGACCGGAATCCCGCGCGCCTGCGCCGCATCGCGATGGGCGGGATCGGGTCGT includes the following:
- the fumC gene encoding class II fumarate hydratase, producing MAENETRIETDSFGEIAVSADRLWGAQTQRSLQNFRIGAERMPRPMVRALGLVKRAAARTNHTLGLLDAKIADAIVTAAQEVADGKHDAEFPLVVWQTGSGTQSNMNANEVIANRANELLGAGRGVKAPVHPNDHVNMGQSSNDTFPTAMHIAAVEEIHHSLLPSLMHLYEALAGKGEEFSDIIKIGRTHMQDATPITLGQEFGGYAAQVAHAIGRIEASLPAMLDLAQGGTAVGTGLNAHPDFPEGFAQEIARLTDLPFETAPNKFEALASHDVFVFAHGALTALATGLFKIANDIRLLGSGPRSGLAELSLPENEPGSSIMPGKVNPTQAEALTMVCAQVMGANQTIAFAASQGHLELNVFKPVIAFNMLQSIRLLADGARSFTDNCVTGISANRERIGDLLERSLMLVTALAPTIGYDAAADIAKAAHKNGTTLREEALASGKISAEVFDTIVRPQDMIAAKAPKTKR
- a CDS encoding DUF4169 family protein, with product MNGDVVNLRQFRKRKARAQAEREAADNRVKFGRRKSEKQLTESERARDTARLEGHRLGARDDDDADNAGPDND
- a CDS encoding ribbon-helix-helix domain-containing protein, with amino-acid sequence MTDRPRGVIKRSIAIAGHRTSISLEEPFWEELRRIASARGIALQKLVAEIDAGRAGENLSSALRVHVLEELRKQRASDQ
- a CDS encoding nucleoside deaminase yields the protein MHDDDARFLAHAVRLSREHMNEGAGGPFGAVIVRDGKVLAEGWNQVTSANDPTAHAEVVAIRRACQAVGDFSLKGAVLYTSCEPCPMCLASAYWARVARIVYANTRADAAAIGFDDSFIYDEIPKAPEARSLPITHQPNADAKAVFEAWLNKPDRVAY
- the xdhC gene encoding xanthine dehydrogenase accessory protein XdhC, which translates into the protein MSASSILPPSLPPSPARRSVAPPRAWTESYGVARHPVWLFGAGHVGRALVLALAPLPFALTWCDSREGAFPAHIPANVTPLHHDAPDELVARIPAGAFVLVMSHSHPIDLAVTAAALARDDLPFVGLIGSRTKRARFEKRYRELGIADARIAQLSCPIGIAGITNKDPAIIAAATAAQLLALRETLPHQEITDHA
- a CDS encoding (R)-mandelonitrile lyase, translating into MDIFRAEARPSRRVAEEYFTGEVWQDPIVETPEPARAKAVRVIFSPGARTNWHTHPLGQSLHVVAGIGHIQVWGGPVRVIRPGDTVWIPPGEKHWHGAAPDRAMTHIAIHEHIDGVHVEWLERVDDAQYAVAPQDKPAEA
- a CDS encoding host attachment protein, coding for MTERLMIPHECRVVVGDGGKVLVLCNHGSPIAPDLRVEDVFKAPENPATHEQGTDRPGRAMGVDAHRSGVGQTDWHQIAEQRFAKEIAETLEDIRRERDVKSFILVAPPKILAELRKDISHQVRDLVVAEVAKDLTGHPVPDIQSNLAD
- a CDS encoding type II toxin-antitoxin system VapC family toxin → MDIDRIIRRCRAARHTTIFTARPPEELDRFAESDVPGERIMLDTCIFIDQLQGKLPEVIEERITARTIMHSPVVIGELSFLIGRLDPKHPETSDAIAAIRDLLAAIADHRIFDLTAEDAVRGNILAGCMARLLGHDRESRRKSQSDAVLAAQAARLGCLLVTRNLGDFDHLAQLEPRLRVAFY
- a CDS encoding aspartate/glutamate racemase family protein, producing the protein MSRRARILVINPNSNEAVTDGLADALEPLAFTDGPEIVCRTLREGPFGIESQKDAESVTLPLARLVAEDPADAFIIACYSDPGLHVCREATPRPVFGIAECGVLTALSRADRFGVIAIKAGSIRRHLRYLRQMGLMERLAGERPLEMSVAETASGEGTLARMIAVGRELRDLDGAEALVMGCAGMARHRKALEDELGIPVIDPTQAAVAMAIGAVQVAQMR
- the hydA gene encoding dihydropyrimidinase, whose protein sequence is MPDTAYDLVIRNALLAGSTGSVEADLAVSGERIAAIGHGLGAGKREIDASGRIVTPGGVDSHAHIEQLSGGGVMNADTWESATTSAAHGGTTSVIAFAAQHVGKDMRQVVDDYAALARKGAVIDYNYHLIVSDPTQKTLKQDLPALIAEGHASIKAFMTYDAIRLHDEQMLDLMAVARENGAMICVHAENHGMIAWMAKRLVDRGYTAPKYHAISHPRASEPEAFERLIAMSALLDQPVMIFHVSTREGAAVIRRARGEGIKVFAETCPQYLFFTREALDKPGLEGAKWMFSPPPRELEDQDALWRALELGDLLTISSDHAPYAPDETGKFLAGRDVNFKQIANGVPGLQLRMPLLFDAMVSKGRLGLSRFVALTATQPAAHYNLPHKGDLAVGMDADLVIWDPQKRVTLSDDLVLDRTGYTPYAGMEVTGWPERVFLRGNPLVEEGKLQTAPGSGRFLARQAGPAAAPTGNLPMELDPDRNFGAKLL
- a CDS encoding sarcosine oxidase subunit gamma translates to MIDERRVSPLAHREPLHAGDFAHLAEDAFRGIVSVRAAPIHLAAPLQAVTGRILPIRAGHADLGRRCAVLWLGPDEWAILAAPDTAAGIAQDLSQALALYQHQVVDVSDYNTVLSLRGSAVRALLAKLITIDLHPRHFARGSGVATLCGKAQVWLICREDEKSASEPLFDLVVRRSMADYLWCLIADAGREWALPPQESIGQVPLHMPG
- a CDS encoding sarcosine oxidase subunit alpha family protein encodes the protein MSPQPARLAQNRLPQGGLIDRTKPITFFFDGKRYQGHAGDTLASALLANGVHHVARSFKYHRPRGILGAGPEDPGALVRIGSDPATMVVNQRATEVELYDGLKAFPQNCWPSLRFDIGVVNDLMHRFLPAGFYYKTFMGPPGNWMAFEPFIRRAAGLGPAPSAPDPARYEHMNRHCEVLVIGSGPAGLAAAREAARTGARVILAEESAACGGRILAEAEGDALIEGLAPRAWCAAVLDELAAHPEVTLLTRTSASGYYAQNWVTLFENCTDHLPPSEAGNLPRHRLWRVRAQQVILATGAIERPLVFNGNDRPGIMLASAARTYLHRYGVRPGENAVIFTNNDDAWRSAFDLHDAGTRIAAIIDTRPDPAHRDAAQARGIPVRLGATILATRGRRRIRSIDVAAFDAGGVAGRPERIACDLLCVSGGWSPNVALFSQSGGSLRHDETLAAFVPDAARQAVVPVGACAGDFALSDAISSGAEAGRAAARKTGFVADATDHAAGETRNGTPPYRVTPVWELPSNRPKSRIRAFVDHQNDVTAKDLHLAVREGYGAVEHAKRYTTTGMGTDQGKTVGINAIGVLSGVLDKPIGEIGVTTYRPPWKPISFGAVAGQHVGALFHPRRTTPMHDWHVANGAVFEIVGDWLRARVYQQPGEDFVAALQRECRAARNAIGVLDASTLGKIDIRGKDARAFLNRIYSNAWMKLEPGRCRYGLMTNEDGMVFDDGVTACLADDHFHMTTTTGGAARVLAWLEEYHQTEWPDLEVYMTSVTEQWAVASICGPRAPELAAGLFDDIDADPERFPFMSHASGHIDGVPARVFRISFTGEISYEINVPASYGLWLWRTLMERGGPYGITPYGTEGMHLLRAEKGFIIVGQETDGTLTPVDLGMGWAVKKNADFIGKRSLTRSDTARDDRLQLVGLLSDDPAFVIPEGSQIIASAREQSPRTPMIGHVTSSYFSPNLGRAIALAVVAGGHGRMGERIHVARRDAEPVPATITGTDFLAGLKDAS